A window of Variovorax sp. HW608 genomic DNA:
CGGCGTCGCCGATCTCGCGGCGGTCGCTTGCCTGAGCCCGAGCCAGTTCGCACAGCGCTGCCGCGACGAGCAAGGCATGAGCGCGATGCACTGGCTGCGCGCGCAACGGCTGCTGCAGGCGCGCCAGTTGCAGGGCCGCGGCATCAGCGTTGCCGAAGCCGCGCGGCGCACCGGCTACCGCTCGCCTTCGGCGCTGACGGCGGCGATGCGGCGCTCGGGCCACGCCGGCTGAAGCGCCACCGAATCCTCGGCGCGCGACGACGCATCGTCGTTTCGCGACGATCGCAGCGCTTAAGCTCGGCGGCCATGTCTTCGACCCTCTATGCCCTCGCCGCCATCGCCCTCTGGGCCACCTTGGCCTCGCTGGGCACTTCGCTCTCGCACCTGCCGCCATTCCTGCTCACCGGCCTCGCGCTCTTGATCGGCAGCGCGATGAGCTGGCCGCTGGTGCTGCGCAATCCGCGCGCCTGGGCGGTGCCGGGTCGCACGCTGGCGCTGGGCGTCTACGGGCTGTTCGGCTTCCACTTCCTGCTGTTCATCGCGCTGCGACTGGCGCCACCGGTGGAAGCGAATCTCGTCAACTATCTCTGGCCGCTCTTCATGGTGGTGCTGGCGCCGGTGCTGCTGCCGCGCATGTCGCTGCGGCCCTTGCATGTGGTGGCCGCCCTGCTCGGCTTCGCGGGCGCGGCGATCGCGATCCTCGGCGCGCGCGGCGCGGCCTCGGGCGGCGGCAGCTACTGGGGCTTCCTGCCGGCGCTCGGGTCGGCCTTCATCTGGGCGAGCTATTCGCTGTGGACGCAGCGCGTCGCGGCCTTCCCGACGACCGCGATCGGGTTGTTCGGGCTGGTCTCCGGCGCGCTCTCGCTCGTCTGCCATGCGCTGCTGGAGCCCTCCGTGACGCTCTCTTCGAGCGACTGGCTGCTGGTCGCGCTCTGCGGGCTCGGCCCGCTCGGCGCCGCGTTCTTCTTCTGGGACATGGCGCTCAA
This region includes:
- a CDS encoding DMT family transporter gives rise to the protein MSSTLYALAAIALWATLASLGTSLSHLPPFLLTGLALLIGSAMSWPLVLRNPRAWAVPGRTLALGVYGLFGFHFLLFIALRLAPPVEANLVNYLWPLFMVVLAPVLLPRMSLRPLHVVAALLGFAGAAIAILGARGAASGGGSYWGFLPALGSAFIWASYSLWTQRVAAFPTTAIGLFGLVSGALSLVCHALLEPSVTLSSSDWLLVALCGLGPLGAAFFFWDMALKRGDARQIGILSYITPLASTALLLVVTQRPLSWTIALAAALIISAAVMGTRAR